The proteins below come from a single Sphingomicrobium sediminis genomic window:
- the recA gene encoding recombinase RecA: protein MAAQLKVVDAGKDKVSSDRQKALDAALAQIDRAFGKGSAMKLGSREKIEIDSVSTGSLGLDIALGIGGIPRGRIVEIYGPESSGKTTLALHAIAEAQKDGGTAAFVDAEHALDPVYAKKLGVDIDELIVSQPDTGEQALEIVDTLVRSNAIDVLVVDSVAALVPRAEIEGEMGDSHVGLQARLMSQALRKLTGSINRSKTTVIFINQVRMKIGVMYGNPETTTGGNALKFYASVRLDIRRTGQIKDRDDIIGNSTRVKVVKNKVAPPFKQVEFDIMYGEGISKLGEILDLGVKAGLVEKSGSWFSYNSTRIGQGRENAKTFLKENPEMAAEIEAAIRGNRKDELEEAMMTGPEPDDA, encoded by the coding sequence AGTTGAAAGTCGTAGATGCGGGGAAAGACAAAGTGAGTAGTGACCGTCAGAAGGCGCTCGATGCAGCGCTGGCGCAAATCGATCGGGCGTTCGGCAAGGGCTCGGCCATGAAGCTGGGCAGCCGCGAGAAGATCGAGATCGACAGCGTGTCGACCGGCAGCCTCGGGCTCGACATTGCGCTGGGCATCGGCGGAATCCCGCGCGGCCGCATCGTCGAGATTTACGGGCCGGAAAGCTCGGGCAAGACGACGCTCGCGCTCCATGCCATTGCCGAGGCGCAGAAGGATGGCGGCACGGCGGCCTTCGTCGACGCAGAACATGCGTTGGACCCCGTCTATGCCAAGAAGCTCGGTGTCGATATTGACGAACTGATCGTCTCGCAGCCCGATACGGGCGAGCAGGCGCTGGAGATCGTCGACACGCTGGTGCGCTCCAACGCTATCGACGTCCTCGTCGTGGACTCCGTTGCCGCGCTCGTGCCGCGTGCTGAAATCGAAGGCGAGATGGGCGACAGCCATGTCGGCCTGCAGGCCCGCTTGATGAGCCAAGCGCTGCGCAAGCTGACCGGTTCGATCAACCGTTCGAAGACGACGGTCATCTTCATCAACCAGGTGCGCATGAAGATCGGCGTGATGTACGGCAATCCGGAAACGACCACCGGCGGCAATGCGCTCAAATTCTACGCCTCGGTGCGTCTCGACATTCGTCGCACCGGCCAGATCAAGGATCGCGACGATATTATCGGCAACTCGACCCGCGTGAAGGTGGTGAAGAACAAGGTCGCACCGCCTTTCAAGCAGGTCGAATTCGACATCATGTATGGCGAAGGTATTTCCAAGCTTGGCGAAATTCTCGATCTCGGCGTGAAGGCCGGGTTGGTCGAAAAGTCGGGCAGCTGGTTCAGCTATAACAGCACCCGGATCGGCCAGGGCCGCGAAAATGCCAAGACGTTCCTCAAGGAAAATCCGGAAATGGCTGCCGAGATCGAAGCGGCGATCCGCGGCAACCGTAAGGACGAGCTTGAAGAAGCGATGATGACCGGACCCGAACCGGACGACGCCTAA